Proteins found in one Brevibacillus brevis genomic segment:
- a CDS encoding MDR family MFS transporter → MRFHPVAWGVIIGTFLSRTGFFMTLPFLGIYLGKVKGIDPAIVGSILALSLLVGTISSFAGGALSDRLGRYPVMITAMGAWSIVLIGYVFATETWMFFFLSACNGLFRNVFEPTARALLADVTSDDQRAAVFNARYFAINLGGAIGPLIGLQLGAGSTSLLPFLVTAIIFAVYAAVLVVFMIMFKEQWKKDMAANPVTMNQMARIVFTDKVFLYLLLGNLFVAGAYSHLDTTLSLYIGHDRIEAYSFLFVVNTISVLALQYPLAKFMKRYSSMTALKLGCLLFGLGLFGFGLFTNLFWLSVSMVVFTIGEILCFVVGDILIGEIAPQHLRGAYYGASGFAFLGQSVCAWIGGVLLQVLGFGQGSLIFAILMLLTFIALPFYQRGQYLWEQQQQQRKSCEKSSQAII, encoded by the coding sequence ATGAGATTTCATCCGGTGGCATGGGGTGTCATTATCGGAACATTTTTGTCACGCACTGGTTTTTTTATGACGCTTCCGTTTTTGGGGATTTATTTAGGAAAGGTAAAAGGAATTGATCCTGCGATCGTCGGTTCGATCCTCGCACTCAGCTTGCTGGTTGGCACAATTAGCAGCTTTGCTGGGGGAGCACTGTCAGATCGATTGGGCAGATATCCAGTGATGATCACTGCGATGGGAGCTTGGAGCATCGTCTTGATCGGATACGTTTTTGCGACGGAGACGTGGATGTTCTTTTTTTTAAGTGCTTGTAACGGTCTTTTTCGAAACGTATTTGAGCCAACGGCCCGTGCCCTGCTGGCGGATGTCACGTCGGATGATCAGCGGGCAGCTGTTTTCAACGCCAGATATTTCGCGATCAACCTGGGTGGAGCAATCGGTCCGTTAATCGGTTTGCAACTGGGAGCCGGAAGCACTTCTTTGTTACCGTTCCTCGTTACAGCCATCATTTTTGCCGTGTACGCAGCTGTGCTGGTGGTATTTATGATCATGTTCAAGGAACAGTGGAAGAAGGATATGGCTGCTAATCCGGTCACCATGAATCAGATGGCACGCATTGTATTTACGGACAAAGTATTTCTTTACTTGCTGCTCGGGAATTTGTTCGTTGCCGGTGCCTACTCGCATCTGGACACCACACTCTCCCTGTACATTGGGCATGATCGGATAGAGGCGTATTCCTTTTTATTTGTAGTGAACACCATCTCCGTTTTAGCGCTTCAATATCCGCTCGCCAAGTTTATGAAGCGGTACTCCTCAATGACTGCATTGAAGCTGGGCTGTCTATTGTTTGGGCTGGGGCTGTTCGGTTTCGGGCTATTTACGAATTTGTTTTGGCTCTCTGTGTCGATGGTGGTGTTTACGATCGGTGAAATCTTGTGCTTTGTCGTTGGAGATATCCTGATCGGGGAGATTGCTCCTCAGCATTTGCGTGGAGCGTATTACGGGGCCAGCGGCTTTGCCTTCCTTGGACAGAGTGTTTGTGCGTGGATTGGTGGCGTGTTGCTCCAGGTACTCGGCTTTGGACAAGGGTCGCTCATCTTCGCGATCCTCATGCTGTTGACCTTTATCGCGCTTCCGTTCTATCAACGCGGCCAGTATTTATGGGAACAGCAACAACAGCAAAGAAAAAGCTGCGAAAAATCTTCTCAAGCTATCATTTGA
- a CDS encoding SgrR family transcriptional regulator — MVTVLHFLELRSFFHQEEIGKPFPVTIEKLAGIWHCTPRYAKLIVRKLVDLDWVEWKAGRGRGNVSVMTLYADSDEILLAEVKLQIDKGDVKEAMELMNRYGKAAVKDQIMDWLSEGMGFSSYSVSNRTQDIIRFPVYRTIVTLDPGLVYYHFDAHLAGQIFNTLVHYDQNSRSILPSIAHSWESSPDATAWTFYLKKNVQFHHGRELTAHDVVFSLNRLRLHPDTFEASWMFRDIDQLIAIDDRTVRILLKEPNYLLLRLLATIPASIVPEEIVQQDEKGFGEKPIGTGPFQLVRLNEGICILEAFPAHFLGRPQLDRVEILIFPELDMGRLKEPNWASVMVSHGVQSKALALKEAVIQGGQDWYDTEAFFSCCNLLVFNQWKSGPHNHFKFRQALDQLIDRDQMISDLGGDRIYPAKGFRTYHPVLREVRARENEQLCHAKIMSLLQESGYQGETLRLVTTAYHEEDALWIQQRCGNYGIHLEVDVREPWEFSNRECLPEHDCQLYGNVFSSDQISELEMYLQRNYFLPAFDESLALAINKEIRLTFQEPDRLARERHLARIEAMIKENHAVLYLVQKKTLTSFHKSLRGVSINSSGWLDFHKIWFQPDALQQQM, encoded by the coding sequence ATGGTTACCGTTCTGCATTTTCTAGAGCTTCGTTCGTTTTTTCATCAAGAAGAAATCGGGAAACCGTTCCCTGTCACCATCGAAAAGCTGGCAGGGATTTGGCACTGTACGCCTCGCTACGCCAAGCTGATTGTCCGTAAGCTAGTCGATCTGGATTGGGTCGAATGGAAGGCGGGACGCGGACGCGGGAATGTCTCGGTCATGACGCTTTATGCTGATTCCGATGAAATCCTCCTCGCCGAGGTCAAGCTGCAGATAGACAAAGGCGACGTCAAAGAAGCGATGGAGCTCATGAATCGCTACGGCAAAGCAGCCGTCAAAGACCAGATCATGGATTGGCTCTCGGAAGGAATGGGCTTCTCCAGCTACTCGGTATCGAATCGTACCCAAGATATCATCCGCTTTCCGGTATACCGCACGATTGTGACGCTGGACCCTGGTCTGGTTTACTACCACTTCGATGCACATCTTGCGGGACAAATTTTCAATACACTCGTCCATTATGATCAGAACAGTCGGTCTATTTTGCCCTCTATCGCTCACTCGTGGGAAAGCAGTCCAGATGCAACAGCATGGACCTTTTATTTAAAAAAGAACGTGCAGTTTCATCACGGACGGGAACTGACTGCTCATGATGTTGTTTTTTCCCTGAATCGGCTTCGTTTGCATCCAGACACGTTTGAGGCAAGCTGGATGTTTCGTGACATAGATCAGCTCATCGCCATTGATGACAGAACCGTGCGCATCCTGCTTAAAGAACCGAATTACTTGCTTCTGAGGCTGCTGGCGACGATCCCCGCAAGCATTGTTCCAGAAGAAATCGTTCAGCAGGATGAGAAAGGTTTTGGAGAAAAGCCAATCGGAACAGGCCCCTTTCAACTGGTCCGCCTTAACGAGGGGATCTGTATTCTTGAGGCATTTCCTGCTCATTTTCTGGGGAGACCGCAGTTGGATCGTGTGGAAATTTTGATCTTCCCCGAGTTGGACATGGGTCGCCTAAAAGAACCAAATTGGGCGTCTGTGATGGTGTCGCACGGGGTCCAGTCGAAAGCACTAGCATTGAAGGAAGCAGTCATTCAGGGCGGTCAGGACTGGTACGATACGGAGGCATTTTTTTCCTGCTGTAATTTGCTTGTTTTTAACCAGTGGAAGAGCGGTCCGCACAATCATTTCAAGTTCCGTCAAGCGCTTGATCAGCTGATTGATCGGGACCAAATGATTTCCGATTTAGGCGGTGATCGCATCTACCCGGCAAAAGGCTTCCGCACATATCACCCTGTTTTAAGGGAGGTAAGAGCGAGAGAGAACGAGCAGCTCTGCCATGCGAAAATCATGTCCCTGCTACAGGAAAGCGGCTATCAGGGAGAAACACTCCGACTCGTGACCACAGCCTACCATGAAGAGGATGCGCTATGGATTCAACAACGATGCGGCAATTATGGCATACATCTGGAAGTCGATGTGAGAGAACCATGGGAATTTTCGAATCGCGAATGTTTGCCCGAGCATGACTGCCAGCTGTACGGCAATGTGTTTAGCAGCGATCAAATCAGCGAGTTGGAAATGTATTTGCAAAGAAATTACTTTCTCCCCGCATTTGATGAATCGTTGGCTTTGGCTATCAACAAGGAGATTCGCTTGACGTTTCAGGAGCCAGACCGGCTTGCTCGGGAACGCCATCTCGCCAGAATCGAAGCCATGATCAAGGAAAATCATGCTGTCCTGTATTTGGTTCAGAAAAAGACTCTTACGTCGTTCCACAAGTCACTACGCGGTGTTTCGATCAATTCGTCGGGGTGGTTGGACTTTCATAAAATATGGTTTCAACCGGATGCGTTGCAGCAGCAGATGTAA
- the nagA gene encoding N-acetylglucosamine-6-phosphate deacetylase yields the protein MNQEYALKGKLVADGQELHDGLVVVGNGTIIYAGKADEYGKALPDHVVKVEDGWICPGFVDMHMHGIDGYDTMDGTPESLQAISTALARHGVTSFLATTMTAPYAQLEQVLVNIAQNSREGLPGAQSIGIHLEGPWINPRYKGAQKEENIAIPKLDAVQKLYELSEGLIKVVTIAPEQPEALEAIAWLKERDVIVSAGHTGATFAQATEAVDAGVRHFTHCFNAMTGLHHREPGVVGAAMYHEQLSTELIADGIHVHPAVMKILYRVKTAERLALVSDSMRAAAMGEGTYDLGGQEVHVQDNQAKLADGTLAGSILTLNRAVGNIVTLSGVSLPDAVEMASLTPASILGFGERKGRLAAGYDADITVLNTQFDVIMTFVAGKEVYHQSK from the coding sequence TTGAACCAGGAATACGCTCTCAAGGGGAAACTTGTCGCAGATGGACAGGAATTGCATGATGGTCTCGTAGTCGTGGGAAATGGAACGATCATCTATGCAGGCAAGGCTGATGAGTATGGAAAAGCTTTGCCAGATCATGTGGTGAAAGTAGAGGATGGCTGGATTTGTCCCGGATTTGTCGATATGCATATGCATGGGATTGACGGATACGACACGATGGACGGGACGCCGGAATCACTTCAGGCCATCTCGACTGCACTCGCGCGACATGGGGTGACGTCTTTTTTGGCGACGACGATGACGGCTCCTTATGCTCAATTGGAGCAAGTGCTGGTAAACATCGCGCAGAACAGCAGGGAAGGGCTTCCGGGGGCACAATCGATCGGCATCCATCTGGAAGGTCCGTGGATCAACCCTCGTTACAAGGGGGCGCAAAAAGAAGAAAACATCGCGATACCCAAGCTTGATGCAGTGCAAAAGCTATACGAGCTATCAGAAGGTCTGATCAAGGTCGTGACGATTGCGCCAGAACAACCGGAAGCGCTTGAAGCGATTGCCTGGTTAAAAGAACGCGATGTCATCGTATCTGCTGGACATACAGGAGCTACGTTCGCCCAAGCGACAGAAGCGGTAGATGCGGGCGTGCGCCATTTTACCCATTGCTTCAATGCCATGACAGGGCTGCATCATCGGGAGCCAGGTGTAGTCGGTGCCGCGATGTATCACGAGCAGTTGAGCACAGAGCTGATCGCAGATGGAATCCATGTGCATCCAGCAGTCATGAAGATTTTGTATCGGGTCAAAACAGCTGAACGGCTCGCTCTCGTCAGTGATTCCATGCGGGCAGCCGCGATGGGCGAAGGGACTTATGACCTTGGGGGACAAGAGGTTCACGTCCAAGACAATCAGGCAAAGCTCGCAGATGGAACCCTTGCTGGAAGTATCCTGACGCTGAATCGAGCAGTCGGCAATATAGTGACGCTGAGCGGTGTCTCTTTGCCAGATGCAGTAGAAATGGCTTCCCTGACACCAGCAAGCATCCTTGGCTTTGGCGAGCGAAAAGGACGGTTGGCGGCAGGGTATGATGCGGATATTACGGTATTGAATACACAATTTGACGTGATCATGACTTTTGTAGCAGGTAAAGAAGTTTATCACCAGTCAAAATAG
- a CDS encoding NAD(P)H-dependent flavin oxidoreductase, with protein MWPNNPITSRLHLKWPIIQAPMAGGATTPALVAAVSEAGGLGTLGAAYMSPEQIREAIKSIRALTDKPFGVNLFIPEDFDADQPIAEGVAQAMNDVRDRLGIPLNPQVTQFTEPFAEQMAVVLEEQPSVFSFTFGVLDHRLMAELKQRGITVIGTATTVREAIALEASGVDMIAAQGSEAGGHRGSFLPDSPSNMIGTMALVPQVVDRVKIPVIAAGGIMDGRGIAAALALGAQAVQLGTAFLTCKESGAHALHKKAIWETSEESIVMTRAFSGKWARGIQNEFMTTLAPLDHELPTYPVQNALTKDIRAAAGKQQQIAYMSMWAGQAAPLSQEISASELVEKLAAETTRICSNLGQPQ; from the coding sequence ATGTGGCCAAACAATCCGATCACTTCGCGTTTACATTTGAAATGGCCGATTATTCAGGCGCCAATGGCAGGGGGAGCGACCACACCTGCCCTGGTAGCCGCTGTCTCAGAAGCAGGGGGACTCGGGACGCTCGGTGCCGCATATATGTCTCCTGAGCAAATTCGTGAGGCGATCAAGTCCATTCGGGCGTTAACGGACAAACCGTTTGGCGTGAATCTGTTTATTCCCGAAGATTTCGATGCCGACCAGCCGATCGCAGAAGGCGTTGCTCAGGCAATGAATGATGTGCGAGATCGATTGGGCATTCCGCTTAACCCGCAGGTGACGCAATTTACAGAGCCGTTTGCTGAGCAGATGGCTGTCGTCCTGGAGGAACAGCCCTCCGTTTTCAGCTTTACCTTTGGTGTTCTGGATCATCGCTTGATGGCAGAGCTGAAGCAGCGGGGAATTACTGTCATTGGAACAGCGACAACCGTTCGCGAAGCGATTGCATTGGAAGCGAGTGGAGTCGATATGATTGCCGCCCAAGGCAGTGAGGCAGGCGGGCACCGTGGTTCCTTTTTGCCGGATTCACCAAGCAATATGATTGGAACAATGGCGCTCGTCCCGCAAGTCGTGGATCGGGTCAAGATTCCGGTAATCGCGGCTGGTGGGATCATGGACGGGCGTGGGATCGCAGCAGCACTTGCCCTCGGGGCACAGGCAGTGCAGCTCGGAACGGCTTTTCTGACGTGCAAGGAGAGCGGAGCACATGCCCTGCACAAGAAAGCTATTTGGGAGACGAGCGAAGAGTCCATTGTGATGACACGTGCTTTCTCTGGAAAATGGGCAAGGGGCATTCAAAATGAGTTTATGACAACGCTCGCCCCACTTGATCACGAGCTCCCGACCTATCCGGTGCAAAATGCTCTGACGAAAGACATTCGAGCCGCAGCGGGCAAGCAGCAGCAAATTGCGTACATGTCGATGTGGGCGGGGCAGGCAGCTCCACTCAGTCAGGAAATCAGCGCGAGTGAGCTCGTTGAAAAGCTGGCGGCGGAGACGACGAGAATTTGCAGCAATCTGGGGCAACCCCAGTAG
- a CDS encoding VOC family protein encodes MIDRLDHLVLTVKDIEATCHFYEKVLGMKAVTFGDGRRALHFGQQKINLHQIGQEWEPKAMHPVAGSADLCLITSLPLEQVIQHIHACGVHLVEGPVPKTGAIGPIRSVYFRDPDQNLIEVSQYLPQESGEDSLAPAIREISKRLQERERGTSGAYSVLLPLVKMADNQLGILFEKRASTMRRQANEVCFPGGRAEKSDESRWATAARETSEELGIPLDRIHYVGELDQVIGPGSSIITPFIGYVEGIRDMEPNPDEVGEVFILPLDRLLATQPAKYLSTVMTEPEEDFPYHLIPGGKRYPWKIGTVEHLFYEVDGRVIWGLTARVLAQFLEWIHNDDQVMSKQ; translated from the coding sequence ATGATCGATCGATTAGACCACTTGGTTTTGACGGTAAAAGACATCGAGGCAACCTGTCACTTTTACGAAAAAGTCCTGGGTATGAAGGCAGTTACCTTTGGCGATGGCAGGAGGGCTCTGCACTTCGGCCAGCAAAAAATCAATTTGCATCAAATCGGACAAGAATGGGAGCCAAAAGCGATGCATCCAGTCGCAGGCTCCGCTGATTTGTGTCTTATCACATCCCTTCCGCTGGAGCAAGTCATCCAGCATATTCATGCATGCGGCGTCCATTTGGTGGAAGGACCTGTTCCAAAAACAGGGGCTATCGGGCCGATTCGTTCGGTGTATTTTCGTGACCCGGATCAAAATTTAATCGAGGTCTCTCAGTACTTGCCACAGGAATCAGGGGAGGATTCCCTTGCTCCTGCCATCAGGGAGATTTCAAAGAGATTGCAAGAACGTGAACGTGGGACGAGCGGCGCGTACAGTGTCTTGCTTCCGCTCGTCAAAATGGCTGACAACCAGCTCGGCATTTTATTTGAAAAAAGAGCCAGTACGATGCGGCGACAGGCGAACGAGGTTTGTTTTCCGGGAGGGCGAGCTGAGAAGAGTGACGAATCACGTTGGGCGACCGCTGCTCGGGAAACAAGCGAGGAGCTGGGGATTCCACTTGATCGGATTCATTATGTAGGCGAGCTCGATCAGGTGATTGGGCCAGGCTCCTCTATCATTACGCCCTTTATTGGATACGTGGAAGGAATTCGAGATATGGAGCCGAACCCAGACGAGGTCGGAGAGGTCTTTATCCTTCCACTCGATCGTCTGTTGGCAACACAGCCAGCGAAGTATCTTTCCACTGTTATGACCGAGCCCGAAGAGGATTTTCCTTATCATCTGATCCCAGGTGGCAAGCGATATCCGTGGAAAATAGGGACAGTCGAGCATTTGTTTTACGAGGTGGACGGGCGTGTCATCTGGGGGTTAACTGCCCGGGTGTTGGCTCAGTTTCTCGAATGGATTCACAACGACGACCAAGTAATGAGTAAACAATAA
- a CDS encoding FecCD family ABC transporter permease gives MQQMLSQYQTRKRNKAFAVMTILAILIFIAFIISMNTGYIRLSPSDLLMTLIGSGTDKQSLILFEFRLPRIVISLLIGAGLAVSGCIIQGISRNALAEPGILGINAGAGLMVMLFISFYPSTSAAPVFLLPVLALLGASVTAALIFALSYKRHKGLSPTRIVLTGIAVAAGMSAAMIVLTLKLSPDKYQFVATWLAGSIWGTNWKFVLSLLPWIAILIPYVFYKARVMNVLNLGEELAKGLGAPVAKEQLKLLAAAVGLAASSVAVSGGIGFVGLIGPHLARRLVGPKHEMLLPTSALTGALLVIVADTIGRWIMQPSEIPTGIVVAVIGAPYFLYLLARSKA, from the coding sequence ATGCAGCAAATGCTTTCCCAATACCAAACCCGCAAAAGAAATAAAGCCTTTGCGGTTATGACGATACTCGCTATCCTCATTTTCATCGCGTTTATCATCAGTATGAACACAGGCTATATCCGGTTGTCACCAAGCGATCTTCTGATGACGCTAATCGGTTCTGGAACAGACAAACAAAGCCTGATCTTGTTTGAATTCCGCTTGCCGCGGATTGTGATTTCCCTCCTGATCGGGGCAGGACTTGCCGTATCGGGGTGTATTATTCAAGGAATTTCCCGCAATGCGTTGGCCGAACCTGGTATTTTGGGGATCAACGCTGGTGCTGGCTTGATGGTGATGCTGTTCATTTCGTTTTATCCATCGACGTCTGCGGCACCTGTTTTTTTGCTGCCAGTGTTGGCGTTGCTCGGAGCCAGCGTGACAGCAGCGCTGATCTTCGCATTGTCTTATAAAAGACACAAGGGATTGTCTCCGACCCGTATTGTATTGACGGGGATTGCCGTGGCGGCCGGGATGAGTGCCGCGATGATCGTCTTGACGCTGAAGCTGAGCCCGGACAAGTACCAGTTTGTGGCGACTTGGCTCGCAGGTAGTATCTGGGGGACCAACTGGAAGTTCGTTCTTTCGCTCTTGCCCTGGATCGCCATTTTAATCCCTTATGTTTTTTACAAAGCACGTGTTATGAATGTGCTCAATTTGGGAGAAGAGTTGGCGAAAGGCTTGGGTGCACCCGTTGCCAAAGAACAATTGAAGCTGCTGGCTGCCGCAGTCGGGCTTGCCGCTTCCTCCGTGGCAGTGAGTGGAGGCATCGGTTTTGTCGGGTTGATCGGTCCGCATTTGGCTCGCAGATTAGTAGGGCCAAAACATGAGATGCTTTTGCCAACATCAGCGCTGACGGGTGCGCTACTGGTCATCGTGGCGGATACTATCGGGCGCTGGATCATGCAGCCGTCAGAGATTCCGACTGGTATTGTTGTAGCGGTTATCGGTGCACCGTATTTCTTGTACTTGCTGGCACGTTCAAAAGCATAG
- a CDS encoding FecCD family ABC transporter permease, which yields MSQHAHSLKEGNNGKPVAFRSRPWAATLILTGGVFALILGMFLSVSFGAADIHFAVVWEAIFQFNPDITQHQIIQEIRLPRLLGGAMVGASLAVAGAIMQGMTRNPLADSGLLGLNAGAGFVLALCFAFFPGLPFMYLILYSFLGAGVGAGMVYGIGSLAKGGLTPVRLVLAGAALTALLSALSEGIALYFKIGQDLAFWYAGGVAGTKWFQLEVMFPWIVAALIGAMMLSRSITMLSLGEDVAKGLGQRTALVKLAGMIIVLILAGSAVAVVGAVGFVGLIVPHLTRFLVGVDYRWIIPCSAILGSLLVVFADLAARMVNPPYETPLGALIALIGVPFFLYLARKERREM from the coding sequence ATGAGTCAACACGCACATTCCCTGAAAGAGGGGAATAACGGAAAGCCGGTTGCGTTTCGCTCTCGCCCTTGGGCAGCGACACTCATTTTGACCGGCGGAGTATTCGCATTAATATTGGGGATGTTTTTGTCTGTGTCATTTGGAGCAGCCGACATTCACTTTGCTGTCGTATGGGAAGCTATTTTTCAATTTAATCCAGATATTACCCAACACCAAATTATTCAGGAGATTCGTTTGCCGCGTCTGCTCGGCGGTGCAATGGTCGGGGCCAGCCTCGCTGTTGCAGGTGCCATCATGCAAGGGATGACACGAAACCCGTTGGCGGATTCTGGGCTGCTTGGTTTGAATGCAGGTGCCGGATTTGTTTTGGCTCTCTGCTTCGCTTTTTTCCCGGGTCTGCCGTTCATGTACCTGATTCTCTACAGCTTTTTGGGTGCTGGCGTAGGGGCAGGTATGGTCTACGGGATTGGCTCCTTGGCAAAAGGCGGTCTGACTCCGGTACGCCTTGTTTTAGCGGGTGCCGCATTGACCGCACTATTGTCCGCGTTAAGCGAAGGGATTGCGCTTTACTTTAAAATTGGACAAGATTTGGCCTTCTGGTATGCAGGCGGTGTGGCGGGAACCAAATGGTTTCAGCTTGAAGTCATGTTTCCATGGATTGTCGCAGCTCTTATTGGGGCGATGATGTTGTCGCGTTCCATCACGATGCTCAGTCTTGGAGAAGATGTAGCGAAAGGATTGGGGCAGCGCACGGCGTTGGTCAAACTGGCAGGCATGATCATCGTCCTGATTTTGGCTGGATCTGCAGTCGCCGTTGTTGGGGCTGTAGGCTTTGTTGGATTGATCGTTCCGCATTTGACCCGCTTTTTGGTTGGGGTTGATTATCGATGGATTATTCCTTGCTCTGCTATTTTGGGCAGCTTGCTCGTCGTTTTCGCCGATTTGGCCGCAAGAATGGTAAATCCGCCGTATGAGACGCCGTTAGGGGCACTTATTGCGCTAATTGGTGTACCGTTCTTCCTTTACTTGGCGCGTAAAGAAAGAAGGGAGATGTAA
- a CDS encoding AraC family transcriptional regulator, producing MNNEATGAKLSPPSFFAMTAIQKVNVERWQDYQEPEDYTMIVATDGEGHMEIESSTYRFTRERCWIAAPRQNVRISCTSHVLDYYYLTFRVVHTGAPTQEQASEAFFCMGELTCTPFSRVVESIAEIYKHRDATESLQRFYNHVRFEELLCVLAQQNVPGKTSLDPRRAVERSIAYVEEHYQEPLTVDQLAQEANVPRWRYTQLFKEMTGEIPLDYMNQLRINRAKQLLLMTGDRINEIAQNVGFNSEYYFNRRFKQSVGLAPGKYRNIHRDDLRVVSLYMEDYLLALGIRPVVQWAHTYWGQQDYLGLHDVPTYDVLTDDVQLLSSRAPDVIMLRECTGWKADVYDQCARIAFTCVIRQFGPEWRKTLRTLGDRLGRSELAERSIEQYEQKVRAAKNGIGRSLKGQKVAFLRISADQILVEKNYTSQVLFQDLEMEPAPLVKKQFAKQVREGVSWEELSTLDADHIFFAFDKWHDGKPGAEQLQLDHPVWQALPAVQKKRAYQVDFMTWMNHGVIANGKKVDEVLKVLA from the coding sequence ATGAATAACGAAGCAACCGGGGCCAAGCTATCTCCACCATCATTCTTTGCCATGACGGCCATCCAAAAAGTAAATGTGGAAAGATGGCAGGACTATCAAGAGCCGGAGGACTACACGATGATTGTAGCAACGGACGGAGAAGGGCACATGGAAATCGAATCGTCGACATATCGGTTCACTCGGGAGCGATGCTGGATTGCAGCACCGCGTCAGAACGTTCGGATCAGTTGCACCAGTCATGTTCTCGACTACTATTATCTGACTTTTCGTGTCGTCCACACGGGAGCTCCGACGCAGGAACAAGCTTCCGAGGCTTTTTTCTGTATGGGGGAGTTGACCTGCACGCCTTTTTCTCGTGTCGTTGAATCGATTGCAGAGATTTACAAGCATCGCGATGCCACAGAGTCGCTGCAACGATTTTATAATCACGTGCGCTTTGAGGAATTGCTATGCGTTTTGGCCCAGCAAAATGTGCCAGGCAAAACAAGTTTGGACCCGAGGAGAGCAGTTGAACGTTCGATTGCGTATGTAGAGGAGCACTATCAAGAGCCGTTGACCGTAGACCAGCTAGCACAGGAAGCGAACGTTCCACGTTGGCGATATACGCAGCTCTTCAAGGAAATGACGGGAGAAATACCGCTCGATTACATGAATCAACTGCGGATCAATCGGGCGAAGCAACTCCTGCTCATGACAGGTGATCGGATCAACGAGATTGCCCAAAACGTCGGATTCAACAGCGAATATTATTTCAATCGTCGTTTTAAACAGAGTGTAGGGCTTGCGCCAGGAAAATACCGCAACATTCATCGGGATGATTTACGAGTCGTCTCTCTTTATATGGAGGATTATTTGCTGGCTCTTGGTATTCGACCCGTCGTTCAATGGGCGCATACATATTGGGGGCAGCAAGACTACTTGGGCCTGCATGATGTACCGACGTACGATGTGCTGACCGATGACGTGCAGCTATTGTCCAGTCGTGCCCCAGATGTCATTATGCTTCGGGAGTGTACAGGCTGGAAGGCGGATGTGTATGACCAATGTGCCCGGATTGCCTTTACATGCGTAATTCGGCAGTTCGGTCCTGAGTGGCGAAAAACATTGCGCACCCTCGGTGATCGGTTGGGCCGAAGTGAATTGGCAGAGCGGTCAATCGAGCAGTATGAACAAAAAGTAAGAGCTGCCAAAAATGGAATAGGACGGAGTCTCAAAGGGCAGAAGGTAGCCTTCTTGCGCATCTCGGCCGATCAAATCCTCGTAGAGAAAAACTACACATCGCAGGTGTTGTTTCAAGATTTGGAAATGGAGCCGGCCCCGCTCGTAAAAAAACAATTTGCCAAGCAAGTGAGAGAAGGGGTGTCGTGGGAAGAGCTGTCTACACTGGATGCTGATCATATCTTTTTCGCCTTTGACAAGTGGCATGACGGAAAACCAGGTGCCGAACAGCTTCAGCTCGACCATCCCGTGTGGCAAGCGCTTCCCGCTGTCCAAAAAAAGCGGGCGTACCAGGTGGATTTCATGACCTGGATGAATCACGGTGTGATCGCCAACGGGAAAAAGGTCGACGAAGTCCTTAAAGTATTAGCGTAA